The Rattus rattus isolate New Zealand chromosome 1, Rrattus_CSIRO_v1, whole genome shotgun sequence genome includes a region encoding these proteins:
- the LOC116889881 gene encoding olfactory receptor 10H1-like — protein MAVTLGRNYTFVSEFILIGFSTFPHLQLMFFLLFLLMYLVTLLGNLLIMSTIWSEHSLHTPMYLFLCALSISEIFYTFAIIPRMLADLLSALHSIALLACASQMFFSFTFGFTHSFLLTVMGYDRYVAICHPLRYNVLMSPRGCACLVAWSWVGGSVMGTVVTTAVFNLTFCGPNEIHHFTCHVPPLLKLACGENVLEVAKGVETVCITALLGCFLLILLSYAFIVANILKIPSAEGRHKAFSTCASHLTVVVVHYGFASVIYLKPKGPKSLEGDTLMGITYTVLTPFLSPIIFSLRNKELKNAMKKAFLSKLYPEKF, from the coding sequence ATGGCTGTCACGTTGGGGAGAAATTACACCTTTGTGTCAGAGTTCATCCTCATTGGCTTCTCTACCTTCCCTCATCTTCAACTAATGTTCTTCCTGCTGTTCCTGCTCATGTACCTCGTCACACTGCTAGGCAACCTGCTCATCATGTCCACCATCTGGAGTGAACACAgtctccacacacccatgtacctCTTCCTGTGTGCCCTCTCCATCTCTGAGATTTTCTACACCTTTGCCATTATCCCACGCATGTTGGCCGACCTACTTTCTGCACTTCACTCCATCGCCCTTCTGGCCTGTGCCAGCCAGATGTTCTTCTCCTTCACGTTTGGCTTCACCCACTCCTTTCTACTCACTGTCATGggctatgaccgctatgtggctatCTGTCACCCACTGAGATACAATGTGCTCATGAGCCCTCGTGGCTGTGCCTGCCTGGTTGCCTGGTCCTGGGTTGGTGGCTCAGTCATGGGGACAGTGGTAACAACAGCCGTTTTCAACCTCACATTCTGTGGACCCAATGAGATCCATCATTTTACTTGTCATGTTCCACCTCTACTGAAGTTGGCATGTGGAGAGAATGTCCTGGAGGTAGCGAAGGGTGTGGAGACGGTGTGCATCACAGCCCTCCTGGGGtgctttctcctcatcctcctctcctaTGCCTTCATTGTGGCTAACATCTTGAAGATACCATCAGCTGAGGGTCGGCACAAGGCTTTCTCCACATGTGCGTCCCACCTCACAGTAGTGGTTGTACATTACGGCTTTGCCTCTGTCATCTACCTCAAGCCTAAGGGTCCCAAGTCTCTGGAAGGAGATACTCTGATGGGTATCACCTATACAGTCCTCACCCCTTTCCTTAGTCCTATCATCTTCAGCCTCAGGAACAAGGAGCTAAAGAATGCCATGAAGAAGGCCTTCCTAAGCAAACTCTATCCGGAGAAATTTTAA